The genomic DNA GAAAACCGATGAGCACCTCCGAGATCTGGACACTTGCGAAAGAAATGAAATGGAAAACCGATTCCGTAGGACAAACGCCTTGGGCCACTATCGCGGCGCAAATCTATATGAGCATCAAGACCAATCCCCGTACGCCATTCCGACAAGTCAGCAAAAGACCCACTAGATTCGCACTGACTCTATGGGAAGATACCTCAGAAAGAGGCACCTCTGTCTGAGGTGATTCGAATCGGAAAAGGTCCTCTCAAAGAATGAAAATATTATTCGTATATTCCCCCATTCGTATTTTCGAGCCTATGTAAAACGATTTACCATGAAAGATCGACAAATTTTAAATAGGTAGAAATATCCGAATGAGCCGGAGTCAAATTCCATTTTCATGAATAGGGGGTGATGACGATCTAACAGCCTGCTATCGATTCTCGCTCGAAGTAAAAGTAAACCTGCACTTCCTTTTCTCCGGGCATCTGGGGATGAACCCGAGGGTGGGGACGCCACGAACTTTAGTGACTACCTTTTCCCCACATGCGTGGGGATGAACCGGACTGGAAGTTCGTGATCCTAATCTCTTCCACCTTTTCCCCACATGCGTGGGGTTCTCCTTTCTCATGGATCAGTCCAGTCCGAATGTTTTAGCGAGAAGCTCAGCCTAAAACAAAAAAGCCGAAGATTTCTCTTCGGCTTTTGTTGCGTTCTTAGAAACAGTATAACTGCGAATTGATTGTT from Leptospira fletcheri includes the following:
- a CDS encoding HTH domain-containing protein, translated to MPEFPSFLEIAEKALNTTGKPMSTSEIWTLAKEMKWKTDSVGQTPWATIAAQIYMSIKTNPRTPFRQVSKRPTRFALTLWEDTSERGTSV